ATTTCCGCTCCGGTATCCAGGTCGATCACCGCGACGCGCTTGCCCATGTAGCAGGCCGCGTAGAGCCGAGATTCGTCGGGCGACAGCGCAAGCCCCGACGGCATGTTCGGAAGCGGGATTTCACGCTCCTGCGTGATGACGCCGCCGGCAAGCGTGAATTCGAAGATCTTGTGCGACGCGCCGCCGCTCACCCAGAAGCGTTCGCCGGCCGCGTCGAAGACGAGGCCCGAATAGACGTTCGAAAGCGTGCGAATATCCGTCACGGTGCGCGTCGCAACATCCACCACGTGAATCGTCGAATGTTTGGCCGTGGTAACGATCGCCGTCTGGCCGTCCGGAGACACCGCGACATCCATCGGGAAGCTCGCCGTGCCGACGATATCGCCCGCGGGGCTGATCATGCGCCCGTTCGGCAGCACGTATCGCCCGTCTCCCAGATCGCCCGGACGAAGATAGGCGTCGGGCGTCGCCTGCGGCTCGTCCGCTTTCGGGTCGACTTCCGGCACGGGCACGACGTTCCTCCCGCCAGGCGCGTATTCGGGCGCGGCGGCATCGTTCGCGCCGGATTCCGGCGTGCCGCCGGACGCGCAGCCCGAGACGATCAAAAGCACCCCGAGCGCAAGGGCAATTCCCATCCATCGACGAGAAAAAACGAATGGTGCGTTCATGGGCCGTCCGCCTGTTTGTTCAGTTGCGCGGCCAGGGCCGCGACGTTTTTGTCTGCCGGCACGAACACCGAACGATACGACTTGCCGTCAAGCGTCCAGGTGACGTGCAGCGCGTCCTCGCCGTGATGCTTGCCGCGCGTCAGCTTTCGCGTTTCCGTTCCAGAAAGGCGCGTGAACGGGATATGCACGGGCTGGCGCGAGCCGTCGATCAGAAAATTCACGCCCGTGCCGTCCGTGTAAAATACGCCCGGGCCGCCATTCAAAAAACCCTGCGCGGAAAAAGGCTTGTCGCCTCCGGCGTGATAGGTCCCCAGGTAAAATCCGCGCGCGGCCGGCCCGTCCGGCAGCTCGCCGTCGAGCATGTCGGGCGGAAGCGCGTCCCTGCGCCGCCGGACGCTGGCCACGACAGTGATGACGATCGTCAGCGAGATCAGCGACGAGAATACGATGATCAGAACGAGGCCGATGTTGAGCACGCTTCATTTTAGCCGACGAATCGCCGAAATCCACCATGCCCATCGCTCTTACCGCGCGCGGCGGAATTCGGTAGGGTGCCCATGAAAAATCGGGAGGCGTTTGCGTGAGAAACGAAATCGATCCGAAACCCGCGTTGCGGGCGAAAGCGCGAATTCTGCCGCGAAGCCGAAGTTTGCCGCGCAAAAATAGGTGCCTGTCCCGCTTTTTTCCAGGGCGCGCCGAATTTCACCATGCGCGTTTTCACCGTGAAGCCCGGCGGCCACACGCCGCATCATCATCACCCCTGCGAGCACGAAATCTTCTTCCATGCCGGTTCCGGCGAGGTGGAATATGAGGGCGAGGTCGTTCCGGTAGGACCGGGTTACGTCGCCTACGTCGCGCCCGACGCGGTTCATCAGATCCGCAACACGGGCGCCGAGGATCTTGTTTTCATTTGCGTCGTTCCCAAGGGAATCTGACGCGAGGGCAGTCCTGGATAGCACGGGAATCGCTATTCACAAGCCGCGAAATGCGGTAGGATTCTCTCGAAAATTCGGGAGGGGAGGGAACGTGCGAAACGCAGCCGATCCGAAATCCGCATTGCGGGCGAAAGGGCGAATTCTGCCGCGAAGCCGAAGTTTGCCTAGCAATAATAGGTACCTGTCCCGGATTTTTACTGCCTACGCGGGCTATCAACGCACGAATACCACGAGCCGCGACCGGCGATGGCGTGGCCCGGCGGGTTGAGCCGAAGCGCGTTGAGGCGGGAAACCATCAAGGGGTGCACCTTCGCCTGCCAACGCCCTGATCCAACAGACGTGCGTAGCCGAGATACGCTTTTCGACGTTGAAGGGGAAAGGAGCGTCGCCTGGGCCGGGTTCTCGCCGCGCATCG
This DNA window, taken from bacterium, encodes the following:
- a CDS encoding cupin domain-containing protein yields the protein MRVFTVKPGGHTPHHHHPCEHEIFFHAGSGEVEYEGEVVPVGPGYVAYVAPDAVHQIRNTGAEDLVFICVVPKGI